One stretch of Nocardioides perillae DNA includes these proteins:
- a CDS encoding type II secretion system F family protein codes for MSCAATAVAAITAAVAAGTSVALAVRPRADLDGLRPPTPLAAGPAADRLSCGEVVCADSSADPRSSAGAPLRAGAGSDGAPLTGLPAAVAAAAATCLVTAVLVGGVVGWAAGALAGAAVGRVVRRREPAALRRERERASAALPVLVDLLAAALAAGAPVDRAVAAVCDAWPGAAADRLAGARARLSLGVDPVAVWEGVTRDPALAPLGRALARAAASGAPVAAAVAALADDLAEEARATVEDRARAVGVRAALPLGLCLLPAFVLVGIVPLAAGLLAGIVG; via the coding sequence GTGAGCTGCGCGGCGACGGCGGTGGCCGCCATCACCGCCGCCGTCGCCGCGGGCACGTCCGTGGCCCTGGCCGTGCGCCCCCGCGCCGACCTCGACGGGCTGCGTCCGCCCACCCCGCTCGCGGCGGGTCCTGCAGCGGACCGCCTCAGCTGTGGGGAGGTCGTCTGCGCGGACAGCAGCGCCGACCCGCGCTCGTCGGCGGGCGCGCCCCTCCGCGCTGGCGCGGGGAGCGACGGGGCGCCCCTCACGGGTCTCCCGGCGGCCGTCGCGGCAGCGGCGGCGACCTGCCTGGTCACCGCGGTCCTGGTGGGCGGGGTCGTCGGCTGGGCCGCGGGAGCGCTGGCGGGCGCGGCGGTGGGCCGGGTGGTGCGCCGGCGCGAGCCCGCAGCGCTCCGGCGCGAGCGCGAGCGCGCGTCGGCAGCACTGCCGGTGCTGGTCGACCTGCTCGCCGCGGCGCTGGCGGCGGGGGCCCCGGTCGACCGGGCGGTCGCGGCGGTCTGCGACGCCTGGCCCGGCGCAGCGGCCGACCGGCTCGCCGGTGCCCGCGCGCGGCTGTCCCTCGGTGTCGACCCGGTCGCGGTGTGGGAGGGCGTCACCCGCGACCCCGCGCTCGCGCCGCTGGGTCGCGCGCTGGCCCGGGCGGCCGCCTCCGGCGCACCGGTGGCCGCAGCGGTCGCGGCACTGGCCGACGACCTCGCCGAGGAGGCCCGCGCCACGGTGGAGGACCGCGCCCGGGCCGTCGGCGTGCGGGCGGCCCTCCCACTCGGGCTCTGCCTGCTCCCCGCCTTCGTGCTGGTCGGGATCGTGCCCCTCGCGGCCGGGTTGCTGGCCGGGATCGTCGGGTGA
- a CDS encoding methyl-accepting chemotaxis protein, which produces MEVGGTWLGQVVDPEQTTPLVDELKELTGATVTVFQRMNARGDMLRVGTNVITADGVRALGTYIPTVGAEGVPSPVLASVLEGETFRGNAFVVDSWYVSAYQPVEDAAGRVVGMLYVGLKQENLPALRESLTAKTAGENGSVSVLGGTGDKRGQLLMSRDGDGEGEVVDAAWVEEAVDAALALGPGETDRVRYTDDAGAHTVTLAYYEPWDWVIAVTSLDSDFSAFADGVRAGAADTTRDLLLAALLVALVGGLAALAVARGIARPLVALRDRMDEIAQGDGDLTARVHEDGDDEVAQLGRAFNSFVAKVAGTVGAIGRSVQTLTTTSQQVDSVARGLAERAAQSAEEASVVHASTQQIATSVSSAASGAEEMTASIAEIAQNAAAAARVAGQAVDLAAETTGTVTALGASSVEIEKVVQLITSVAEQTNLLALNATIEAARAGEAGKGFAVVAGEVKELAQETARATQEIGQRVTAIQSDSAAATAAIERISAVIAEISDYQSTIASAVEEQTATTSMLSGSVQEAAEGTSGITQSISVVAESARRTEGDVTEAAAAAARLSSLSDELSGLVSQFRC; this is translated from the coding sequence TCGTCGACGAGCTCAAGGAGCTCACCGGGGCGACCGTCACCGTCTTCCAGCGCATGAACGCCCGCGGCGACATGCTGCGCGTCGGCACCAACGTCATCACCGCCGACGGGGTGCGCGCGCTCGGCACCTACATCCCGACCGTGGGCGCCGAGGGCGTGCCGAGCCCGGTGCTGGCCTCCGTCCTCGAGGGCGAGACCTTCCGCGGCAACGCGTTCGTGGTGGACAGCTGGTACGTCTCGGCCTACCAGCCGGTCGAGGACGCCGCCGGTCGCGTCGTCGGCATGCTCTACGTCGGGCTGAAGCAGGAGAACCTGCCCGCCCTGCGCGAGTCGCTCACCGCGAAGACCGCCGGCGAGAACGGGTCCGTCTCGGTGCTCGGGGGCACCGGTGACAAGCGCGGCCAGCTGCTGATGTCGCGCGACGGCGACGGCGAGGGTGAGGTCGTGGACGCGGCCTGGGTCGAGGAGGCCGTCGACGCCGCGCTCGCGCTCGGGCCGGGCGAGACCGACCGCGTGCGCTACACCGACGACGCGGGTGCCCACACCGTGACGCTCGCCTACTACGAGCCGTGGGACTGGGTCATCGCGGTCACGAGCCTGGACAGCGACTTCTCGGCCTTCGCCGACGGGGTGCGCGCGGGTGCGGCCGACACCACCCGCGACCTGCTGCTCGCGGCCCTGCTCGTCGCCCTCGTCGGCGGGCTCGCCGCCCTCGCGGTGGCCCGCGGCATCGCCCGCCCGCTGGTCGCGCTGCGCGACCGGATGGACGAGATCGCGCAGGGCGACGGCGACCTGACCGCCCGGGTGCACGAGGACGGCGACGACGAGGTCGCTCAGCTGGGACGGGCCTTCAACAGCTTCGTCGCCAAGGTGGCGGGCACCGTCGGCGCGATCGGGCGGTCGGTGCAGACGCTCACCACGACCAGCCAGCAGGTGGACAGCGTCGCCCGCGGCCTGGCCGAGCGGGCCGCGCAGTCGGCCGAGGAGGCCAGCGTGGTGCACGCCTCGACGCAGCAGATCGCCACGAGCGTCTCGAGCGCCGCGTCGGGGGCGGAGGAGATGACCGCCTCGATCGCCGAGATCGCGCAGAACGCGGCGGCCGCCGCCCGCGTCGCGGGTCAGGCGGTCGACCTGGCCGCCGAGACCACCGGCACGGTGACCGCCCTCGGGGCGAGCTCGGTCGAGATCGAGAAGGTGGTGCAGCTCATCACCTCGGTCGCCGAGCAGACCAACCTGCTCGCGCTCAACGCCACCATCGAGGCGGCCCGCGCCGGCGAGGCGGGCAAGGGCTTCGCCGTCGTCGCCGGCGAGGTGAAGGAGCTGGCCCAGGAGACGGCCCGCGCGACGCAGGAGATCGGGCAGCGGGTCACGGCGATCCAGAGCGACAGCGCCGCGGCCACGGCGGCGATCGAGCGGATCAGCGCGGTCATCGCGGAGATCAGCGACTACCAGAGCACGATCGCGAGCGCCGTGGAGGAGCAGACCGCGACCACCTCGATGCTGAGCGGGTCGGTGCAGGAGGCCGCCGAGGGCACCTCGGGCATCACCCAGAGCATCAGCGTGGTCGCCGAGAGCGCCCGGCGCACGGAGGGTGACGTCACCGAGGCCGCCGCGGCCGCGGCCCGCCTGTCGTCGCTGTCCGACGAGCTGTCGGGGCTGGTCTCGCAGTTCCGCTGCTGA
- a CDS encoding type II secretion system F family protein yields MTPADLLLAGLLSADPLPVGAGAEGGWVAVAVVAAAASVALLVRPRPTAAPARGGPGVRPRGDGSGGEGRWAALAGRARHAPVAVGLVGGGAAAVLVSVPGPGGAAVVLLAVAAAAAGLLLGRARRRRGARAVAARVQEVCDLLSSDLAAGLPPGSALTRAAADWSVLAPVARAAELGGDVPQALRRVAERPGAAGLARLAAAWEVSLRTGQGLAGPVARTATAVRRARATARVVDSELASARATARLLATLPVLALLLGGGAGGEPWRFLLATTPGLVCLGLGLAAALLGTAWIERIADGVEVAP; encoded by the coding sequence CTGTCGGCGGACCCGCTCCCGGTCGGCGCCGGGGCCGAGGGCGGGTGGGTCGCGGTGGCCGTGGTGGCCGCGGCGGCATCGGTCGCGCTGCTCGTGCGCCCTCGGCCCACCGCGGCGCCGGCGCGAGGTGGGCCCGGGGTCCGGCCGCGTGGGGACGGCAGCGGTGGTGAGGGTCGGTGGGCCGCCCTGGCGGGGCGGGCACGGCACGCGCCGGTCGCGGTGGGGCTGGTCGGTGGCGGAGCCGCCGCCGTCCTCGTGTCGGTGCCCGGCCCAGGTGGCGCGGCCGTGGTCCTGCTGGCCGTCGCGGCGGCCGCGGCCGGTCTCCTGCTCGGCCGGGCGCGACGACGTCGGGGCGCTCGCGCGGTCGCGGCGCGCGTGCAGGAGGTCTGCGACCTGCTCAGCAGTGACCTGGCGGCCGGTCTGCCGCCGGGCTCGGCGCTCACCCGGGCGGCGGCGGACTGGTCGGTGCTCGCGCCGGTGGCCCGCGCGGCCGAGCTGGGCGGCGACGTCCCCCAGGCGCTGCGCCGCGTGGCGGAGCGGCCCGGGGCCGCGGGACTGGCGCGACTCGCGGCCGCCTGGGAGGTGTCGCTGCGCACCGGCCAGGGCCTGGCCGGCCCGGTGGCCCGCACGGCCACCGCCGTGCGCCGCGCCCGCGCCACCGCCCGCGTCGTCGACTCCGAGCTCGCCTCGGCGCGCGCCACCGCCCGGCTCCTGGCGACGCTCCCCGTGCTCGCGCTGCTGCTGGGCGGCGGAGCAGGTGGGGAGCCGTGGCGCTTCCTGCTGGCCACCACCCCGGGCCTGGTCTGCCTCGGCCTCGGCCTGGCGGCGGCGCTGCTCGGCACCGCCTGGATCGAGCGCATCGCCGACGGCGTCGAGGTCGCCCCGTGA